The window TATTTCTTTTCTGGTCAACCGCCAGAGCGATGATCATCAGGTTTGAATATGCCAGCGGTCTTGCAGCCTGTTTTCCGTCTGCCTTGGCAATCGTAACGCCGTCAACAAGGATCTTCCGCCTGCGTGTGTCGACCTTTGACACCTTGCCTTCAAGCCCGCGTATGTCGCTGTCTCCCTTGACGACGACAACGGTGTCGCCCTTTCTGACCGGCACCCTGCTTATGTTCCGCTGCTTCCTCAGCTCCTCGCTCAGCGGCAGGACCATCTGCTTCCTCCTTGCCGTAACATGGGCGGTGAATATACGTTTCCTCTGCAATCTCCTGTTCTCCGTCATATTTGCATCACACTATCATTGAGGCGACAGCCGCGATTCTCGGCCAGCGTTCCGCAGCTTCTCTCGCGACGGGGCCCTTGATATCTGTTCCCTTGGCCTCGCCTGTTTCGGTCGTTATGACTGCCGCATTGTCCTCAAACTGGACCATCGTCCCGTCTGATCTCCTGAAAGGACGTCTCTGCCTTACTATCACTGCATACAGAACCTGTTTCCTTATTTCCGGCGTCCCCTTTTTGACCGTGACAACAACGATGTCACCGATGCCTGCTCTCGGATAACGCCTGATTGTGCCGTGATATCCGGGAACGGCAATTATCTGTGCCATCTTGGCGCCCGAATTGTCTATGACTGAAAGTATTCCGCCGGTGTTCATTCCCCTCATCTGCTTTCCGGCAAGTCCCTTCATGCTGATCCGCTCCTCTCTATGACGACAAAGCTCACTGTTTTGCTCAGAGGTCTGCACTCCATTATCCTTACTTCATCCCCTTCCCGGATCTGGATGCACCCCGGGAGATGGGCAGGATACCGCCTTCTCCTCCGCTCATACCGCTCATACTTGTGACTGAACTTCCTGTGCTCATTCTCGACAATGACGGTGCCCTTCATCTTTGCCGAAACCACCCTGCCGATTATCGACTGGCCCCTCACGGACAGTCTTCCATGATAGGGGCACTTGCTGTCGCTGCATTCTGCAGCCGGCTTCCATTTTGTTACGCCTATATCCCTTGTTACCATTCATCTCAGCCTCTTTATCCTGTCCTCGGGTCTGAACGCTATCTTTGCACCTTCCACCACTGCCCTGCCGTTCTCCGTCTGAAAGATGAACATGTGCCCCTTCTTGGAAAATTTCCTTTCAGGATTGCCGATATGCACCATGTTCTTTGTTTCCCAGACGACAGTTCCTCTCGCCATCTCTTTCATGCTGCTGTCGCAGACGACAACACTTTCGCCTATGAATTCGCCCCTGAGAAAACCTCTTTCTTTCAGATTAATCACCTGACAGTGGCATTGAAACCCATTTCATCCAGCGTTTCCTTGACCCTTCTTTTATGATCTCCCTGAAGTTCAATCCTGCCGTCCTTGACAGTTCCGCCGGACGCACATTTCATCTTCAGCTTCTTCGCCAGAGCCTCGATATCTATGTCTGAAGTGTTGAATCCTTCAACCACAGTCACGACCTTGCCATAGCGCCGGTTGTCTGTGTAAACGACTATAGACTGCTGTTCTCTTGCTATCTGCTCGCACATGCACAGTTCTTCGGGTAAACCACACGTTGGACATATTCCTGCCATTAACTTTCTTCCTCCCTTTCCACCGTGAGTATGCGCGCTATCTGCTTCCTCAGCGCCCTTATCTTGCCCGGGTCTGCGGGCGCACCACCCATCGCGGAAAGACCTCTCTCTGTCATCAGCTCATCCCTGAGCTGCTTCAGCTTCTGAGCCCTTTCTTCCTTCCTCATGGCTCTGACTTCCTTTGCCTTCACAAGACTCATTTAGGCTCTTCACCCCCGTTTTCATGCCCGTCTGCGGTCGCAGGCGGTGTCTCCGCCGCAGTTTCGGCCGCAGCCTGCTCTGCAACGGGCGGCTGCTCGGCCGGCACCTCAATTCCCACCTTTCCAGGCTCGCTGATCGTGATCTCATCGGGCAGTTTTGCATCGGGAGCCATTATCTGCACCTTGACGCCTATGATGCCCAGTTTCAGCTTTGCAGCGGCAAAACCTTCCCTGATGAACAGGCGTTTCGGCTCGCCGCAGTATTTAATATGCCCCTCCTTGAACTTTTCAGTCCTGTGGCGCTGGCCGGTGAGTTTTCCCGATATGATGACCTGGCATCCCCTTGCGCCTGAATCCATTATACGTCTTACCGTAGAATGACCGGCTCTCCTGAAATGCCATCCGCGCTCCAGTGCAAATGCAAGCTTCTTTGCCATAATCTGGGCATTGAGGTTGGGATTCTGGTCTTCCTGGACCTCTATCTGCGGATTGTCGAAATCAAAGAGCTCCTCCATCTGCCTGGTAAGCGACTTGATCACGCCGCCCTTCCTTCCGATGACCAGTCCCGGACGCTCTGTCACAAGCGTGACACGTGTGCCCAGAGGCGTTCTCTGAATGTCTATACCACCGAAGCCCGCCCTGTCAACCTCCTTCATCATGTACTCCTTCAGCAGTACGCGTCTCGTGTTTTCATTGATGAACTTTCTCTCTCCACTCATCTGTCTTCCTCATTTGATTTCTTCAAGTATTACCTCTATGATCACGCGCTGCCTCTTCCACTGCCCGCTCCTCCCGAATGCGCGCGGCCTGAAAAAGTCGAACGGCTGGCCCAGGTGAGAGCTTATTGTGTGTATGCGCATGCTGTCCGAATCGAGTCCCTTGTATTCTGCGTTGTGCTGTGCTTCCTCTATCGCCCTTTTCACGAATTTAGCAGCCTTCACAGGAAACCTTCCTGGTCCGATGCCCTTCTTGTGGGTCACCTGCTTCTTGAAACGCCTGAAGGGCACCGCCTTCCTCAATTCGATGATGTCGTCGAGATATCCGAGCGCTGTGTCCACCTTCTTTCCTCTCAGCGAGCGGCAAATTTCGCGCGCATGCTTGGGTGAAATGTCAATGTCCTTCACAAGCGCTCTGGATGTTGTATCCGGATCTGTCTGCTGTGTATAACCTGACATTTTCTTACCTCATTTGAGCGGCAGGAATTTGGAGCCTCTGGTCGCACCGACACCCGGTCCCGAATGCTTCGTGAAACGCCTGGTCTGCGCAAATTCTCCAAGTGCATGGCCTATCATTTCGGCCTTGATTTCAACTTCCTTGAATTCCTTTCCGTTGTAGACTGCAACCTTTTTGCCGACAAAGTCCGGAAGTATGAATATCTCCCTCCGGTGTGTCTTCACTGCCTCGCCGTTCGATGATTTCAGCCTGTCCACGAATGACTGCTGTTCCCTGTTGAGACCCCTCTTATAGGAACGCCTTGCCCTGGCAGGAAGGATCGGCAGAATTTCCGCAAGTGTCATGCCGAGCATTTCCTCCAGCGAGTGTCCGCGGTAAGTGAATTCCTTCTTTCTTCTGACTGTGACCTTGGACCTCTTCTTCCCTGTCCTCTTCTTGGCCAGCTTGCTTTCGAGTGTTTCTTCAGCCATTTAATCACTCCTTCTTCTTCCTTTGAGGCGACAGCCTGCCAACCTTCTGCCCGGGCCTTGCGCCGCGCGGAACTGTACTCGGTCTGCCGACATGAGGATGTGAACCGCCGCCAAACGGATGGTTGACGGGATTCATTGAAACGCCGCTCACCTTAATGTGTGTCTTTGCCTTGGAAGAAAGAGCGTGATACTTTTTGCCGGCCTTGGCGTACGGCCTGTCAATCCTGCCGCTGCCCGCGGGAACACCGATTGCGGCATAGCACCTGTTGTTTATCCTCTTGAAGCCGCCCGAAGGAAGCTGGACTGTTGTCTCGGTCCCATGGCTGATCACGGTCGCCGACGTACCCGCTGTCTTGACAAGCTTCCCGAGATCTCCCGGTTTCAGCTCTATGTTATAGATGAGAGTCCCTTCCGGGATGGAGCCTACGGGTATTATATTTCCCCTCTCAATCGGTGCCTCCTGCCCCACCGCAATTTCCTGGTCAACAAACGAGCCTTCGGCAGCAATGAGATATTCCTTCTGTCCGCCGAAATCGACAAGCATCAGGGGCGTGCTCCTTCCCGGCGCATGCAGTATGTCCATGACCTTTCCCTTGCCCTCCCTGATCTGGGGATGCCTTCCGGGCGCGAGATGCCTGAAACTGGGTGACCTGTAGTTCGGAGAACCCTCGCCTCTTCTCTGCGTTCTTAATCTCTTTCCCATTTCAACTACCTCATATTACGCCAATTCTCACGCCTATGTCCTCCGCGGAGTAGCCTTCCTTCAGCAGTATTATCGCATGTTTGCCGTCCGAGCGGATCTTGACATTCACCTTTTCCACCTTAACCTCAAACCTTTTCTCGAACGCCTGCTTTATTTCCTGCTTGGTCGCATCTGTCCTGACAACAAACTCCAATCTGTTGCCGTCCCTGAGATTCTGTCTTGATGTCCCGGACATCGCGTTCATTGTCTTTTCTGTCACATACGGATGCACGAGAACCGTGTACTCATCAGTGATCTTCCGCTCCTTCGGCATGCTACTTCCCTCCCAGATTCTGCAGTGCTTTCCTGGAAAATATGACAAGCCTTCCCGCATCCCCGCCTGGAGCAAGCATCTCTGTACTGAGCTGGCCAGGAGTGATCACATCGACACCTGCAAGATTCCTGGCACTCCTTGCGAGTGCGACATCGGGAGAGGAAAGAACTACGAGCGGACCCACAGGCTGTCTGTACCTTCTGTTCCTCATCTTTCCCTTTCCAGCCCGGACATGCCTTCCGTTCCTGACCCTTACAATATCGTCAACCACTCCGAGGGAACCCAGCAGCTGTTCAAATTCCGCCACCTTGCTGAGCTCCTCGATACTGTCTTCCAACACAACAGGCAGTGAAAGCTCCTCGGAAAACCTGTGTCCTCTGGAACGGACGATTTCGGCATTCGCGGTTGCCGCAAGGGCTGACATGCGGGCAAGCCTTCTTTCCTTCGCGTTTACCTTCATTGACCAGTCTTTCCATGGCCTTGGCGGATGTGCCCTCCTGCCACCGACGTTGTTTGGAGACTCTGCGGCAGTGGACTGTCCCTTGATGCGCTGGACCCTTGCCACGCCCCTGCCCTTTCCCCAGGTCTCCACGGAATGGTGCATTCCTGCCCTGAATTTCGGTCCGTACGGCTGCCTCCTGTTTGATGCGGCTGCCGCGACATCCTTCCTTATTATGTCTGGCCTGTAAGATGTGGAAAAGCAGACAGGCAGCTGCACCTGGTCGGCCGCCTTTCCGCCAGGTGAATACACGAAGACGTGTCCTTCCCTGAGTGCGGTGACCTGCTCCTCAAGTTTCTTTTCAGCCATATTCCATCATGCCCCCTGCTTGGATTCTGTCGATATGTAAGTGAGCGACGGCGCTTCCTTGACCTTTGTGAGTCTCGGCCGTACTGTATCTCTCAGCCGTATCAGCCTCTTTGCCGGGCCCGGAATACTTCCATGCAGCAGGAGGTACGACCCTGAGACTTTTCCATAATTGAGGAAACCGCCCTTCGGTGTTATCTCCTCGCCATTGTCCCCTATTTTCAGTACACGCTTGTTGAGTTCGGTTCTCTGATGGTATCCCATCTGGCCCGACTGCGGGACGGTCGGCCAAATATAACCGGGCCTCTTGGGACCGAGTGTGCCTATCATTCTGGTGTGCTTGCTGTTCTTGTGGGACAGCAGCTTCACACCCCATCTCTTTACCGCACCCTGAAAGCCCTTTCCTTTCGTAACGGCAATAACATCCACAACATCCCCGTCCTTGAGATAATCCCTGACATTGAGGTCCTTTCCAAGAACGGAAAGACCGTATTCCAGTCTTTCGGCAAAAGAGCCGCCGCCTATCCTGATTTCCATGAGTTCCGGCTTCTTCTTCGGGACACCGGTTACAAACGAGGGCTGTGTATGCACTATGATATTTACCTCTTCGCCTTCGATCTTCTTGAAATTCTCAACTTCCTGAGCAAAATTTCTGTTCTTTTTTATTTCATAAAGCCTGGACAGTTCCCTGTCAGGTTTTTCAGACCACAGTTCACCGGCCGTCTGGAGGCCGTTGCCACCGCGGCTGTATATCCTCACAGCGGCGATACGCAATGGCGGCGTCTCGACGACCGTCACCGGAACCTGGACTTCCTGGCCGGCTGTTGTCGAAGAGGCCCTGTAATCAACAAGTATAGCATGCGTCATTCCTGCCTTGTAGCCCGCA of the Candidatus Sysuiplasma jiujiangense genome contains:
- a CDS encoding ribonuclease P protein subunit — its product is MINLKERGFLRGEFIGESVVVCDSSMKEMARGTVVWETKNMVHIGNPERKFSKKGHMFIFQTENGRAVVEGAKIAFRPEDRIKRLR
- a CDS encoding 30S ribosomal protein S19, with the protein product MAEETLESKLAKKRTGKKRSKVTVRRKKEFTYRGHSLEEMLGMTLAEILPILPARARRSYKRGLNREQQSFVDRLKSSNGEAVKTHRREIFILPDFVGKKVAVYNGKEFKEVEIKAEMIGHALGEFAQTRRFTKHSGPGVGATRGSKFLPLK
- the rpl4p gene encoding 50S ribosomal protein L4, encoding MAEKKLEEQVTALREGHVFVYSPGGKAADQVQLPVCFSTSYRPDIIRKDVAAAASNRRQPYGPKFRAGMHHSVETWGKGRGVARVQRIKGQSTAAESPNNVGGRRAHPPRPWKDWSMKVNAKERRLARMSALAATANAEIVRSRGHRFSEELSLPVVLEDSIEELSKVAEFEQLLGSLGVVDDIVRVRNGRHVRAGKGKMRNRRYRQPVGPLVVLSSPDVALARSARNLAGVDVITPGQLSTEMLAPGGDAGRLVIFSRKALQNLGGK
- the rplW gene encoding 50S ribosomal protein L23, which encodes MPKERKITDEYTVLVHPYVTEKTMNAMSGTSRQNLRDGNRLEFVVRTDATKQEIKQAFEKRFEVKVEKVNVKIRSDGKHAIILLKEGYSAEDIGVRIGVI
- a CDS encoding 50S ribosomal protein L22; translation: MSGYTQQTDPDTTSRALVKDIDISPKHAREICRSLRGKKVDTALGYLDDIIELRKAVPFRRFKKQVTHKKGIGPGRFPVKAAKFVKRAIEEAQHNAEYKGLDSDSMRIHTISSHLGQPFDFFRPRAFGRSGQWKRQRVIIEVILEEIK
- the rplX gene encoding 50S ribosomal protein L24 — translated: MTENRRLQRKRIFTAHVTARRKQMVLPLSEELRKQRNISRVPVRKGDTVVVVKGDSDIRGLEGKVSKVDTRRRKILVDGVTIAKADGKQAARPLAYSNLMIIALAVDQKRNISREES
- the yciH gene encoding stress response translation initiation inhibitor YciH — translated: MAGICPTCGLPEELCMCEQIAREQQSIVVYTDNRRYGKVVTVVEGFNTSDIDIEALAKKLKMKCASGGTVKDGRIELQGDHKRRVKETLDEMGFNATVR
- a CDS encoding 50S ribosomal protein L2, giving the protein MGKRLRTQRRGEGSPNYRSPSFRHLAPGRHPQIREGKGKVMDILHAPGRSTPLMLVDFGGQKEYLIAAEGSFVDQEIAVGQEAPIERGNIIPVGSIPEGTLIYNIELKPGDLGKLVKTAGTSATVISHGTETTVQLPSGGFKRINNRCYAAIGVPAGSGRIDRPYAKAGKKYHALSSKAKTHIKVSGVSMNPVNHPFGGGSHPHVGRPSTVPRGARPGQKVGRLSPQRKKKE
- a CDS encoding 50S ribosomal protein L14; the protein is MKGLAGKQMRGMNTGGILSVIDNSGAKMAQIIAVPGYHGTIRRYPRAGIGDIVVVTVKKGTPEIRKQVLYAVIVRQRRPFRRSDGTMVQFEDNAAVITTETGEAKGTDIKGPVAREAAERWPRIAAVASMIV
- a CDS encoding 30S ribosomal protein S17 codes for the protein MVTRDIGVTKWKPAAECSDSKCPYHGRLSVRGQSIIGRVVSAKMKGTVIVENEHRKFSHKYERYERRRRRYPAHLPGCIQIREGDEVRIMECRPLSKTVSFVVIERSGSA
- a CDS encoding 50S ribosomal protein L3, with translation MPNRRRPRRGSMGYSPRKRAKREVPKLDSWPEAAGGPRIQGFAGYKAGMTHAILVDYRASSTTAGQEVQVPVTVVETPPLRIAAVRIYSRGGNGLQTAGELWSEKPDRELSRLYEIKKNRNFAQEVENFKKIEGEEVNIIVHTQPSFVTGVPKKKPELMEIRIGGGSFAERLEYGLSVLGKDLNVRDYLKDGDVVDVIAVTKGKGFQGAVKRWGVKLLSHKNSKHTRMIGTLGPKRPGYIWPTVPQSGQMGYHQRTELNKRVLKIGDNGEEITPKGGFLNYGKVSGSYLLLHGSIPGPAKRLIRLRDTVRPRLTKVKEAPSLTYISTESKQGA
- a CDS encoding 30S ribosomal protein S3, which translates into the protein MSGERKFINENTRRVLLKEYMMKEVDRAGFGGIDIQRTPLGTRVTLVTERPGLVIGRKGGVIKSLTRQMEELFDFDNPQIEVQEDQNPNLNAQIMAKKLAFALERGWHFRRAGHSTVRRIMDSGARGCQVIISGKLTGQRHRTEKFKEGHIKYCGEPKRLFIREGFAAAKLKLGIIGVKVQIMAPDAKLPDEITISEPGKVGIEVPAEQPPVAEQAAAETAAETPPATADGHENGGEEPK
- the rpmC gene encoding 50S ribosomal protein L29, which codes for MSLVKAKEVRAMRKEERAQKLKQLRDELMTERGLSAMGGAPADPGKIRALRKQIARILTVEREEES